One window of the Tachypleus tridentatus isolate NWPU-2018 chromosome 10, ASM421037v1, whole genome shotgun sequence genome contains the following:
- the LOC143230158 gene encoding arfaptin-2-like yields MASTGPSPTDSDYERDMLRVTESSDLVHNGSLSQSPNTRNPEEHESLVAPHRTVVPSASLPAHGQWNTTMPSATTNVPLTSPSPSQNGDDVKSQVTRPSHSKIDSLKQWGISTYKCTRQILSEKLGKGCKTVDSELQSQIEQLRDTQKKYANILQLAQSLTTHFYHVVQTQHALAECFSDLAHKSPELQEEFLYNSETQRNLGKNGDTLLGALNFFVSCLSTLCNKTVGDTLLTVKLYENARLEFDAYRNDMEDMIREDAASSKLEEAKRNFSSHKEKYEKLRSDVIVKMKFLEENKVCV; encoded by the exons ATGGCTTCTACTGGACCATCACCAACAGATTCAGACTATGAAAGAGACATGCTTAGAGTAACTGAAAGCAGTGACTTAGTCCATAATGGCTCCCTATCTCAGTCTCCAAACACCAGAAACCCTGAAGAACATGAGTCACTTGTTGCTCCCCACAGAACTGTAGTTCCTTCAGCCTCTCTCCCAGCCCATGGTCAGTGGAACACTACAATGCCATCAG CAACCACTAATGTTCCATTAACAAGTCCTAGTCCATCTCAGAATGGAGATGATGTTAAGTCCCAGGTCACTAGGCCGTCTCACTCCAAAATTGATTCACTCAAACAGTGGGGAATCTCAACATACAAGTGTACTCGCCAGATTTTGTCAGAAAAACTTGGGAAA GGCTGTAAGACAGTTGACTCAGAGTTACAATCACAGATTGAACAGCTGCGGGACACACAGAAGAAGTATGCTAATATTCTTCAGCTGGCCCAGTCTCTGACCACACACTTTTATCACGTGGTACAAACGCAACATGCTCTTGCCGAATGTTTCTCTGACCTGGCTCACAAGTCCCCGGAGTTACAGGAGGAGTTTCTCTATAACTCTGAAACACAAAGAAACTTGGGAAAAAATGGAGACACTCTTCTGGGAGCTCTAAATTTTTTTGTCTCTTGTCTAAGTACACTCTGTAATAAGACTGTAGGGGATACTCTACTCACTGTAAAACTTTATGAAAATGCGAG GTTGGAATTTGATGCTTACAGAAATGACATGGAAGACATGATACGAGAAGATGCAGCGTCTTCAAAACTGGAGGAAGCAAAGAGAAACTTCTCCtcacacaaagaaaaatatgaaaaactacgATCTGATGTGATAGTAAAGATGAAATTTTTAGAAGAGAATAAGGTATGTGTTTAG